The Patescibacteria group bacterium genome includes a window with the following:
- the rnhA gene encoding ribonuclease H, which produces MEEKIIVNTDGGARGNPGPAASAFVVKKGNEVIFKKGFYLGETTNNIAEYTAVLKALEWLKENNFVDKEIFFEIDSELVVRQLTGIYKVKNFQLRVLYQKIKDLEKSFLNGIFYRHIFREKNFLADKIVNEKIDESQVAFTSG; this is translated from the coding sequence ATGGAAGAAAAAATTATTGTTAATACAGACGGCGGAGCAAGAGGTAATCCAGGTCCTGCAGCGTCTGCATTTGTAGTAAAAAAGGGCAATGAAGTGATTTTTAAAAAAGGTTTTTATTTGGGTGAAACAACGAACAATATTGCAGAGTATACAGCCGTCTTAAAAGCGCTTGAATGGTTAAAGGAAAACAACTTTGTTGATAAGGAAATTTTTTTTGAAATAGATTCTGAGTTGGTGGTTAGACAATTGACAGGTATTTATAAAGTCAAAAATTTCCAATTAAGAGTTCTTTATCAAAAAATAAAAGATTTGGAAAAAAGTTTTTTAAATGGAATTTTTTACAGACATATTTTTCGGGAGAAAAATTTTTTGGCAGACAAAATTGTTAATGAAAAAATTGATGAAAGTCAAGTCGCTTTCACGTCCGGCTGA
- the rplY gene encoding 50S ribosomal protein L25 yields the protein MENKILLEAKKRDVFGRKVKRLRKEGFIPANIYGRNVKSLAIAVDEREFEKVFKEAGETQIINLKLGNEQKPVLIHNTQKDPLTGKIIHIDFLQVDLHQKVTASIPVVGVGESPVEKQGLGTVVFYINEIEVEALPMDLPERVEVDLSVLGEVGQSILVKDLNFDKEKVEVKDNPDEVVVKVEPIKEEVLEESPTPALEAEVSETLSQESQGQEVEGQDSQETAS from the coding sequence ATGGAAAATAAAATATTACTTGAGGCAAAAAAGAGAGATGTTTTTGGCCGAAAGGTCAAAAGACTCCGCAAGGAAGGTTTTATTCCGGCAAATATTTATGGTAGAAATGTTAAATCCTTGGCTATTGCAGTCGATGAAAGGGAGTTTGAGAAAGTTTTTAAAGAGGCGGGGGAAACACAAATAATTAATTTGAAACTCGGTAATGAGCAAAAACCGGTTTTAATTCACAATACTCAGAAAGATCCTTTAACCGGAAAGATAATTCATATTGATTTTCTTCAGGTTGATTTGCATCAAAAAGTTACTGCCTCGATTCCTGTAGTTGGAGTTGGGGAGTCACCGGTTGAGAAGCAAGGATTGGGGACGGTTGTTTTTTATATTAATGAAATTGAGGTAGAAGCCTTGCCAATGGATTTACCTGAAAGAGTAGAGGTTGACTTGAGTGTTCTTGGCGAAGTTGGTCAATCAATTTTGGTTAAGGATCTTAATTTTGATAAAGAGAAGGTGGAAGTAAAAGATAATCCTGATGAGGTTGTTGTTAAAGTAGAACCTATTAAAGAAGAGGTTTTGGAAGAATCTCCAACCCCTGCTTTAGAGGCTGAAGTGTCAGAAACTCTTTCTCAAGAAAGTCAGGGCCAAGAAGTAGAGGGTCAAGATTCACAAGAAACAGCTTCTTAA
- the valS gene encoding valine--tRNA ligase yields MDKVWQHKIYEEKIYKNWEKNKYFSPKNKRGKRNFCIIMPPPNANADLHIGHARFITIQDILTRYHRMKGENTLWLPGADHAGIETQFVFEKKLKEKGKSRFDFKREKLYQMIWDYVQENKVNMEKQIRSLGASCDWSRERFTLDPNIVKVVYKTFKRLYDDGLIYRGERIVNYCPRCGTAYSQLETETKEQEDNLYYLDYGSITIATTRPETIFADVAVAVNPKDARYQKLIGQKATIPIINKQISIIKDRLVDPEFGTGALKITPGHDAVDFEIGQRHKLETILVVSQEGKMVNTPKEYLGLKAEIAREKVVLDLQKLGKIKKIEKIKHIVAICYKDKGLIEPLPSKQWFINTKDLAQKALEAIKTNKVKFAAKKYEKMAVHWLKNLKDWNISRQIVWGIRIPAWHCQDCQNWTITEGGTPNKCSVCQSKRINQDKDTFDTWFSSGQWPYATLLSNKDTKKVEIPITKKQAKEYPDFYQFYPTSIMETAYDIIPFWVIRMIMLGIYATGEVPFKEVLIHGLVRDKQGNKISKSKGNVINPLVMSEIYGTDALRMAMIWGAKIENDISLSEENIKGQRNFANKIWNIARFIEMVDNKNKWPKENPKFNNREDKIIWKKTETIIKKTTSYMEKHQLNMAAKELYQFIWHNLADIYIEKIKIKQEGKTIVKEGSLPVLKKVFEISLKLLHPFMPFITEAIWEELKISSQKLIISNWPQA; encoded by the coding sequence ATGGACAAGGTTTGGCAACACAAAATCTACGAAGAAAAGATATACAAAAATTGGGAAAAAAATAAATACTTTTCCCCCAAGAACAAAAGAGGTAAAAGAAATTTTTGTATTATAATGCCTCCTCCAAACGCCAATGCCGATCTGCACATTGGCCATGCTAGGTTTATCACGATACAGGACATATTAACTCGATACCACCGAATGAAGGGAGAAAATACCCTTTGGCTTCCAGGAGCAGACCATGCCGGAATCGAAACCCAGTTTGTCTTTGAGAAAAAACTGAAAGAAAAAGGCAAAAGCCGATTTGATTTTAAAAGAGAAAAACTCTATCAAATGATATGGGATTATGTTCAAGAAAACAAAGTTAACATGGAGAAACAAATCCGGTCTCTTGGTGCATCCTGCGACTGGTCAAGAGAAAGGTTTACTCTTGACCCAAATATTGTAAAAGTGGTCTACAAAACCTTTAAGAGACTCTACGATGATGGTTTAATCTACAGAGGAGAAAGAATAGTCAACTATTGCCCTCGCTGCGGCACTGCCTACTCACAACTTGAGACAGAAACAAAAGAACAAGAAGACAATCTCTATTACCTTGATTATGGTTCAATAACAATAGCCACAACTCGACCCGAAACAATTTTTGCAGATGTGGCCGTTGCTGTTAATCCAAAAGATGCTCGCTATCAAAAATTAATCGGACAAAAAGCAACCATTCCTATTATCAATAAACAAATTTCAATCATTAAAGATAGATTAGTTGATCCTGAATTTGGAACCGGCGCCTTAAAAATTACCCCTGGACATGATGCTGTCGACTTTGAAATAGGACAAAGACATAAATTGGAAACAATACTGGTTGTCAGCCAAGAAGGCAAAATGGTCAACACACCAAAAGAATACTTGGGGCTCAAAGCTGAAATTGCAAGAGAAAAAGTTGTTTTAGACCTTCAAAAACTAGGGAAAATAAAAAAGATTGAAAAAATAAAACACATTGTAGCTATTTGTTATAAAGATAAAGGCTTAATAGAACCATTACCAAGCAAACAATGGTTTATTAATACAAAAGATCTTGCTCAAAAAGCGCTTGAGGCCATTAAAACCAACAAAGTTAAATTTGCTGCCAAAAAATATGAAAAAATGGCTGTTCATTGGCTTAAAAACCTCAAGGATTGGAACATATCAAGACAAATTGTTTGGGGAATAAGAATTCCAGCCTGGCATTGTCAGGATTGTCAAAACTGGACCATTACTGAAGGGGGGACACCCAACAAATGTTCTGTCTGTCAAAGCAAAAGAATAAATCAGGATAAAGACACCTTTGACACATGGTTCTCTTCTGGCCAATGGCCTTATGCTACACTTCTCTCAAACAAAGACACTAAAAAAGTTGAAATACCAATAACTAAAAAGCAAGCAAAAGAATACCCTGATTTTTATCAATTTTATCCAACCTCAATAATGGAAACAGCCTATGATATCATTCCCTTCTGGGTTATAAGAATGATTATGCTTGGTATATACGCCACAGGAGAAGTCCCCTTTAAAGAAGTTTTAATCCATGGGCTGGTAAGGGACAAGCAAGGAAACAAAATATCAAAATCAAAAGGCAATGTTATCAATCCACTTGTGATGTCTGAAATTTATGGAACAGATGCTTTAAGAATGGCAATGATCTGGGGAGCAAAAATTGAAAACGACATTTCCCTTTCAGAAGAAAATATAAAAGGTCAAAGAAATTTCGCAAACAAGATATGGAATATAGCTCGTTTTATTGAAATGGTTGACAATAAAAACAAATGGCCTAAAGAGAATCCTAAATTCAATAACAGAGAGGATAAAATTATCTGGAAAAAAACGGAAACAATAATCAAAAAAACAACTTCTTACATGGAAAAGCACCAATTAAATATGGCCGCCAAAGAGTTGTATCAATTTATCTGGCATAATTTGGCTGATATTTACATCGAAAAAATCAAAATTAAGCAAGAAGGAAAAACAATTGTTAAAGAAGGCTCTTTACCAGTTCTTAAAAAGGTGTTTGAGATAAGCCTAAAACTTCTTCATCCTTTTATGCCCTTTATTACCGAGGCAATTTGGGAAGAGCTTAAAATATCAAGTCAAAAATTAATTATCTCCAATTGGCCCCAGGCTTGA
- the tsaD gene encoding tRNA N6-adenosine threonylcarbamoyltransferase gives MKNKKIKTILAIDTSCDETSAAITKENKIIANKVWSQSSLHANFGGVYPSLAKRKHEERIDFVINQALKRAKTDFRKIDAIAVTIGPGLAPALEVGIKKAKEISNKHKKLVFPINHVESHILSPLINKDKKEIKNLLPALGLVVSGGNTQLVLIKKIGDYKTLANTIDDALGEALDKGARALGLGYPGGAVLEKIAKKYEGEDKNPLPIPLVGKEALGKFSYSGLKTALVRLIEKTKKEKGDLTKEDIIRLAYFYQESAFEHIERVISFIIKNQKHKVRSIFVGGGVAANNNLRKKIRKIARENQIKILFPPKKSLCTDNAAMTGVCCFLKIENNTIKPKDPEKIDRVPKLKIS, from the coding sequence ATGAAAAACAAAAAAATCAAGACAATTCTTGCCATAGATACATCTTGTGATGAAACCTCAGCTGCCATAACCAAAGAAAACAAAATAATTGCTAACAAAGTCTGGTCCCAATCCTCACTTCACGCTAATTTTGGTGGAGTCTACCCTTCCCTTGCCAAAAGAAAGCACGAGGAAAGAATAGACTTTGTTATAAATCAAGCTTTAAAAAGAGCAAAAACAGATTTTAGAAAAATAGACGCAATTGCTGTTACCATTGGCCCCGGCCTTGCCCCTGCCCTTGAGGTTGGCATCAAAAAAGCCAAAGAAATATCTAACAAACACAAAAAACTAGTATTCCCAATAAACCATGTTGAATCACACATTTTATCTCCCCTCATCAATAAAGATAAAAAAGAGATTAAAAACCTGCTCCCCGCTCTTGGCCTTGTTGTCTCAGGAGGAAACACCCAACTTGTGTTAATCAAAAAAATTGGAGATTACAAAACACTGGCAAATACTATCGATGATGCCCTAGGGGAAGCTTTAGACAAAGGAGCAAGAGCCCTAGGGCTTGGATACCCAGGCGGAGCAGTACTTGAAAAAATCGCCAAAAAATATGAAGGGGAAGATAAAAATCCACTACCAATTCCACTTGTGGGCAAAGAAGCTCTTGGAAAATTCAGTTATTCAGGTCTTAAGACTGCCCTTGTTAGACTAATAGAAAAAACGAAAAAAGAAAAAGGAGATCTAACAAAAGAAGACATAATTAGGCTTGCCTATTTTTATCAAGAATCAGCCTTTGAACATATTGAAAGGGTAATTTCCTTTATAATCAAGAATCAAAAACATAAGGTAAGATCAATTTTCGTAGGCGGAGGCGTTGCAGCAAACAACAACTTAAGAAAAAAAATAAGAAAAATAGCCAGAGAAAATCAGATAAAGATTCTTTTTCCGCCAAAAAAAAGCCTTTGCACCGACAATGCGGCAATGACAGGAGTCTGTTGTTTCCTGAAAATAGAAAATAACACCATCAAACCAAAAGACCCTGAAAAAATAGACCGAGTTCCAAAGTTAAAGATCTCTTAA
- a CDS encoding VanW family protein gives MKPAIKAKLEKFFKIALIPFSIILFLIAFFYFVFFERILPNTFVDGVNIGGLTQKEASETLKQKITIPKEIILTEKNKEIKINLEKINLTYNFEETSKNAYLSKKDKNVLDNLKSIYQKTNIRPVFSYNSKLLDQDLEEIKQEIEQKGQKPQAKIENGKVKIINGVPGVIIDKDTITKELEEKFTLLDFSPLSLKTISGNYVLSQEKIKEYEERVNKLLNKKLVIVFENYEKEIKDEEIISLSDYFEKYQKDKIAKTSQEIAQENNRNPQNPVFNFENGIVKEFLPAKDGITVLTDDLTEKIISAFEELENTPQNTITINLPVQKTPPEYKTEDVNTLGIKELVGTGKSKFVGSIPSRVHNIKLASSKFNGILIKPDEVFSFNQILGEVSAQTGYQQAYIIKEGQTVLGDGGGVCQVSTTLFRALLNAGLPIIERQAHAYRVSYYEQDSPPGFDATVFSPSPDLKFKNDTPAYLLMQTKIDLNNKTLIFEIYGTKDNREVYISKPVISNITPPPEDLYIDDPNLPAGQIKQIDWKAWGAKVWFDYKVTKNGEEIINKRFYSNYQPWQAKFLRGTKTQ, from the coding sequence ATGAAACCAGCCATAAAAGCAAAATTGGAAAAATTCTTTAAGATAGCCTTGATCCCCTTTTCTATTATCCTCTTTCTGATCGCTTTTTTCTACTTTGTTTTTTTTGAAAGAATTCTACCAAATACTTTTGTTGACGGAGTCAATATCGGAGGCTTAACCCAAAAAGAAGCTTCAGAAACCTTAAAACAAAAAATAACCATACCCAAAGAAATAATTCTTACTGAAAAAAATAAAGAAATAAAAATAAATCTCGAAAAGATTAATTTAACTTACAATTTTGAGGAAACATCTAAAAACGCCTATCTTTCAAAAAAGGACAAAAATGTGTTGGACAATTTAAAGAGTATTTATCAAAAAACCAATATTAGACCTGTCTTTAGTTATAACTCAAAACTTCTTGATCAAGATCTAGAGGAAATAAAACAAGAGATAGAACAAAAAGGACAAAAACCTCAAGCAAAAATAGAAAATGGAAAAGTTAAAATAATAAACGGAGTCCCCGGAGTTATAATTGACAAAGATACGATCACTAAAGAACTGGAAGAAAAATTTACCCTTTTAGATTTCTCCCCACTCTCTCTAAAAACGATTTCTGGCAATTATGTTTTGAGCCAAGAAAAGATTAAAGAATATGAAGAAAGAGTAAATAAATTACTCAATAAAAAATTGGTTATTGTATTTGAAAACTATGAGAAAGAAATAAAAGATGAAGAAATTATTTCTCTTTCTGACTACTTTGAAAAATATCAAAAAGATAAAATTGCAAAAACTTCACAAGAAATAGCTCAAGAAAACAATCGCAACCCTCAAAATCCCGTATTTAATTTTGAAAACGGAATAGTTAAAGAATTTCTTCCAGCAAAAGATGGCATAACTGTTCTAACAGATGATCTCACAGAAAAAATAATTTCAGCCTTTGAAGAGTTAGAAAACACCCCGCAAAACACAATTACTATTAATTTACCTGTTCAAAAAACCCCTCCGGAATATAAAACAGAAGATGTTAACACACTTGGTATTAAAGAACTGGTGGGGACTGGTAAATCCAAGTTTGTCGGCTCAATTCCTTCAAGGGTTCACAACATTAAACTTGCTTCTTCGAAATTCAATGGAATATTAATTAAACCAGACGAAGTTTTTTCTTTTAACCAAATCTTGGGTGAGGTATCCGCTCAGACAGGTTATCAACAAGCCTACATAATCAAAGAGGGGCAAACTGTTCTTGGAGATGGAGGCGGAGTCTGCCAGGTTTCAACTACCCTTTTTAGAGCACTCTTAAACGCCGGTCTACCTATAATTGAAAGGCAAGCCCATGCCTATCGAGTAAGTTACTACGAGCAAGATTCTCCTCCCGGCTTTGATGCCACAGTTTTTTCTCCCTCACCAGACTTAAAATTTAAAAACGATACACCCGCTTACCTACTGATGCAAACAAAAATAGACTTAAACAATAAAACATTAATATTTGAAATTTATGGCACCAAAGATAACCGCGAAGTGTATATATCAAAACCAGTAATCTCAAATATTACTCCCCCACCAGAAGATCTCTATATAGACGACCCAAATCTGCCAGCAGGCCAAATTAAACAAATTGACTGGAAGGCTTGGGGGGCAAAGGTCTGGTTTGACTATAAAGTAACCAAAAACGGTGAAGAAATAATAAACAAAAGATTTTACTCAAACTACCAACCTTGGCAAGCAAAGTTTCTAAGAGGAACAAAAACACAATAG
- the groS gene encoding 10 kDa chaperonin, producing MKGKKVNLKPTAGYLLIEPAGVEKKTESGIYLPDTSEEKPQKGTVLAVGADELTDSGKLRKSPAKVGDEIIYKKWGGNEVKIDGKEYIFVKFEDVLAVID from the coding sequence ATGAAAGGAAAGAAAGTAAATCTTAAACCAACAGCGGGTTACCTCTTAATAGAGCCAGCTGGTGTGGAGAAAAAGACTGAGTCTGGTATTTATCTTCCTGATACTTCTGAGGAAAAACCTCAAAAAGGCACTGTTTTGGCGGTTGGTGCTGATGAGTTGACTGATTCTGGTAAGTTGAGAAAGTCACCTGCAAAAGTTGGTGATGAGATTATTTATAAAAAGTGGGGAGGAAATGAGGTTAAAATCGATGGCAAAGAATATATTTTTGTTAAGTTTGAGGATGTTTTAGCTGTTATTGATTAA
- the groL1 gene encoding 60 kDa chaperonin 1, which translates to MAKQLKFSDEARTALLRGIDIVAKAVVTTLGPKGRNVALDRKWGAPNVVHDGVTVAKEIELKDPFENMGAQLVKEAADKTNDVAGDGTTTATLLTREISALGMKYVTAGANPMIVKKGIEKAVLAVIEELKRISKPIKNKEEITQVATISAGDENIGTKIAEALNGKDRVVTVEEGKSLDIEIEYKEGMEFDHGYVSPYFVTNPEKMEAEVEDAYILLTDKKISSIQELLPFLEKFIKVSKNLVIIADEIEGEALATLVVNKLKGTFNVLAVKAPGFGDRRKEMLEDIAVLTGGTVISEDTGRKLESIEIEDLGRADKVWADKDNTRVIGGKGAKEAIDKRIALIKRQIEETDSDFDRKRLEERLAKLSGGVAQINVGAATEVELNEKKERVKDAVEATKAAIEEGVLPGGGIALLKARAVLKKIMKEDLPEDEKIGIKIIYEALEQPVRYLARNSGEDDGYVVKRIEESNDSDFGYNSLTGEFGSMIRFGVLDPLKVTRSALQNAASVAMMVLTTEALVTDIPEEKKESTQTPSMDY; encoded by the coding sequence ATGGCAAAGCAACTTAAATTTTCAGATGAAGCAAGAACAGCCCTTCTTAGGGGTATTGATATTGTTGCCAAAGCTGTAGTTACTACACTTGGTCCAAAAGGTAGAAATGTTGCTTTGGATAGAAAGTGGGGAGCTCCTAATGTTGTTCATGATGGTGTTACTGTTGCCAAAGAAATAGAGCTTAAGGATCCATTTGAAAATATGGGTGCGCAATTGGTAAAAGAAGCTGCTGATAAAACTAATGATGTAGCAGGTGACGGGACAACCACAGCAACTCTTCTAACTCGTGAGATTTCTGCCCTGGGAATGAAATATGTTACAGCAGGCGCCAATCCGATGATTGTCAAAAAAGGAATTGAAAAGGCAGTTTTGGCTGTGATTGAAGAATTAAAGAGAATTTCAAAACCAATAAAGAATAAAGAAGAAATTACTCAGGTGGCAACAATTTCAGCTGGAGATGAAAATATTGGTACCAAAATTGCCGAAGCCTTAAATGGCAAGGATCGTGTGGTTACAGTTGAGGAAGGAAAAAGTTTGGATATCGAGATTGAGTATAAGGAGGGAATGGAGTTTGATCATGGTTATGTTTCTCCTTATTTTGTAACCAATCCTGAAAAGATGGAAGCAGAAGTTGAGGATGCATATATTCTCTTGACCGACAAAAAAATCTCTTCAATCCAAGAACTATTGCCTTTCTTGGAGAAATTTATCAAAGTCAGTAAGAACCTGGTTATTATTGCCGATGAGATAGAAGGCGAAGCTTTGGCTACCTTAGTTGTTAACAAGCTAAAAGGAACATTTAATGTTTTGGCTGTCAAGGCTCCTGGGTTTGGCGACAGGAGAAAAGAAATGCTTGAAGATATAGCTGTTTTGACTGGTGGAACAGTAATCTCTGAGGATACAGGTAGGAAACTTGAATCAATTGAAATTGAGGACTTGGGTCGTGCTGATAAAGTTTGGGCTGATAAAGATAATACCCGAGTGATTGGTGGAAAAGGAGCAAAAGAAGCAATAGATAAAAGAATAGCCTTGATTAAAAGACAGATTGAGGAGACAGATTCTGATTTTGATCGCAAGAGACTCGAGGAAAGACTGGCCAAGCTTTCAGGAGGTGTGGCTCAGATTAATGTTGGGGCAGCGACAGAAGTTGAATTGAATGAAAAGAAAGAAAGAGTAAAAGATGCTGTTGAAGCTACAAAGGCAGCAATTGAAGAGGGTGTTTTGCCTGGTGGTGGGATTGCTCTTCTTAAAGCAAGAGCGGTTCTCAAGAAGATTATGAAGGAAGATTTGCCAGAGGATGAGAAAATTGGTATTAAGATTATCTATGAAGCTTTGGAGCAGCCTGTTAGGTATTTAGCTAGAAATTCAGGTGAAGATGATGGTTATGTAGTCAAAAGAATTGAAGAGTCAAATGATTCTGATTTTGGATACAATTCTTTGACTGGCGAATTTGGGTCAATGATTAGGTTTGGTGTTCTTGATCCTCTAAAGGTAACTAGGTCAGCTTTGCAAAATGCCGCTTCTGTTGCAATGATGGTTTTGACCACAGAAGCCTTAGTGACAGATATCCCTGAGGAGAAGAAAGAAAGCACTCAAACTCCATCAATGGATTATTAA
- a CDS encoding decaprenyl-phosphate phosphoribosyltransferase, whose translation MEAKQSEKSILVILKNLILVARPVHWIKNISVFAALIFSGTLFIPSYFKTSLLAFISFSFISSSAYIFNDIIDKKRDQLHPFKRHRPIASGRIPINVALAESLFLSLCSLFIANKVNDIFLTLIVAYLILQVLYSLVLKNFAILDILIIAAGFILRIYGGAFAINAHLSVWFLLCVISVSLFLASGKRRAELNAEGNDKPKTRLSLSNYNKELLNSYVTMFGNAAWLSWSLFAFFESPKVSLPIWVILAEISKTITINKLLMTTIPIVIFAIMRYEKLIFDNKTERPEKLILTDIPLVTSVLIWGIMIIWIFYSGAAIWA comes from the coding sequence ATGGAAGCAAAACAATCTGAAAAATCAATCTTAGTCATCTTAAAAAATCTAATTCTTGTTGCAAGGCCTGTACACTGGATTAAAAACATATCTGTCTTTGCTGCCCTTATATTTTCAGGAACGCTTTTTATCCCATCCTATTTTAAAACAAGCCTTTTAGCCTTTATTTCTTTTTCCTTTATTTCCTCAAGCGCCTACATTTTTAATGACATAATTGACAAAAAAAGAGACCAACTCCACCCCTTCAAAAGACATCGACCAATCGCTTCAGGTAGAATACCTATCAACGTTGCCTTGGCAGAAAGTCTTTTTTTATCACTCTGTTCTCTATTTATAGCGAACAAAGTAAACGACATATTTCTTACTTTGATAGTTGCCTACTTAATCCTACAGGTCTTATATAGTCTTGTGCTTAAAAACTTTGCTATTTTAGATATCTTAATTATTGCTGCCGGTTTCATCTTGAGAATCTATGGAGGAGCCTTTGCCATAAACGCCCATCTTTCTGTCTGGTTTCTACTTTGCGTAATCTCTGTTTCTCTGTTTCTAGCTTCAGGAAAAAGAAGAGCAGAGCTTAATGCAGAAGGAAACGATAAACCAAAAACTAGACTATCTCTTTCAAACTACAACAAAGAACTTTTAAATTCTTATGTAACCATGTTTGGTAACGCAGCATGGCTTAGCTGGTCACTTTTTGCTTTTTTTGAATCACCAAAGGTATCTCTGCCAATATGGGTAATACTGGCTGAAATCTCCAAAACAATAACAATCAATAAATTACTTATGACCACTATTCCGATAGTTATATTTGCCATTATGCGATATGAGAAACTAATATTTGACAATAAAACAGAAAGGCCAGAAAAGCTTATCCTAACCGATATTCCTCTTGTTACTTCTGTTTTGATTTGGGGAATAATGATAATATGGATCTTTTACAGCGGGGCTGCTATTTGGGCTTAA
- a CDS encoding undecaprenyl-phosphate alpha-N-acetylglucosaminyl 1-phosphate transferase yields MNTVNICLAFVVALVIAYITTPLVIKLAWKINIIDDPQKNPQPKTTHTYPVPRGGGLAIAIGIIIPALIFLPLDKYLIAIITGATLIVILGLADDKFNLNPYLRIIIQIMILLIPISAGVTINFITNPVGGIINLSAIKTNLFIFGKEISIPVLANILTIFWILFLMNMVNMGAKGIDGQLPGVIVVAALTIAFLSLKFSADITQWPIIILALITAGSYLGFLPWNFYPQKIMPSYSGSTLGGYILAILAILSTAKVGTLIVVLGVPIIDTLYVIIRRILKGKSPVWGDRTHLHHLLLDSGWSKRKIAIFYWASSAILGLLALNFNSSSKIYTIIGIAILVGGLILWKQNNLKNQS; encoded by the coding sequence ATGAATACAGTAAACATTTGCCTTGCTTTCGTCGTAGCTCTTGTGATAGCTTATATCACCACACCCTTGGTCATAAAACTTGCATGGAAAATAAACATAATTGATGATCCCCAAAAAAACCCCCAACCAAAAACCACCCACACTTATCCCGTTCCAAGAGGCGGAGGATTGGCTATAGCAATAGGGATCATTATTCCGGCACTAATTTTCTTGCCATTAGATAAATACCTGATTGCAATCATAACCGGTGCAACCTTAATTGTTATTTTGGGATTAGCTGATGACAAGTTTAACTTAAATCCCTACTTAAGAATAATAATTCAAATCATGATTCTGCTTATACCAATCAGTGCTGGGGTAACAATAAATTTTATAACCAATCCTGTGGGTGGAATAATAAATCTATCAGCAATAAAAACAAATTTATTCATATTTGGTAAAGAAATAAGCATTCCAGTTTTAGCAAATATATTAACCATCTTTTGGATACTGTTCCTTATGAACATGGTTAATATGGGCGCGAAAGGAATTGATGGTCAATTACCAGGGGTTATAGTTGTTGCTGCTTTAACTATAGCCTTCCTATCTCTAAAGTTTTCAGCTGATATAACTCAATGGCCTATTATAATACTTGCCCTAATAACTGCTGGGTCCTATCTTGGTTTTTTACCTTGGAATTTTTATCCTCAAAAAATAATGCCTTCATATTCAGGGTCAACCCTGGGAGGTTATATTTTGGCAATTCTAGCTATTCTTTCAACTGCAAAAGTGGGTACTTTAATTGTGGTTTTGGGTGTACCAATTATCGATACTCTTTATGTAATCATAAGAAGAATACTTAAAGGAAAATCTCCAGTATGGGGAGACAGAACCCATCTCCACCACCTGTTGCTTGATAGCGGTTGGAGTAAAAGAAAGATTGCCATATTTTATTGGGCAAGCTCGGCAATACTTGGACTGTTAGCTTTAAATTTTAACAGCTCAAGTAAAATTTATACTATAATTGGCATAGCAATACTCGTAGGCGGATTAATTCTATGGAAGCAAAACAATCTGAAAAATCAATCTTAG